In a genomic window of Helianthus annuus cultivar XRQ/B chromosome 10, HanXRQr2.0-SUNRISE, whole genome shotgun sequence:
- the LOC110885466 gene encoding plasmodesmata-located protein 6 — protein sequence MSTCGEIQLEGCYVKYNNTSFFGAPDKMEVCRRCGPSVGYNSDVLNRIDSALAFLVGGNGEYFREGDFGSIQGVAQCIQDLSLSDCQDCLSEATRRLRSVCETSSWGDMYLGKCYIRYADQGTVNLANIGDSTSNESSGGGISVLDIINTISSFSSILGTLSVTFVCNKKVHRSIWKVLW from the exons ATGTCCACGTGTGGTGAAATACAGTTAGAAGGATGTTATGTGAAGTACAATAATACATCATTTTTTGGGGCCCCGGATAAGATGGAGGTGTGCAGGAGATGTGGTCCTTCAGTTGGCTATAATTCGGATGTTTTGAACCGTATAGACAGTGCGTTGGCATTTCTGGTAGGCGGGAATGGAGAATACTTTCGCGAGGGTGATTTTGGTAGCATACAAGGTGTGGCACAGTGCATACAAGATCTGAGTTTAAGTGATTGTCAAGATTGCCTTTCAGAGGCAACTAGACGGTTGAGATCAGTGTGTGAGACATCAAGCTGGGGTGATATGTACCTTGGAAAATGCTATATCCGATATGCTGATCAAG GTACTGTAAATCTTGCTAATATCGGTGACTCTACTTCCAATGAAAGTAGTGGCGGAGGGATAAGCGTGTTGGACATAATCAACACTATTTCCAGTTTTAGCTCCATATTGGGCACGCTCAGTGTGACTTTTGTTTGCAATAAAAAAG TTCACAGAAGCATTTGGAAAGTTCTATGGTAG
- the LOC110885467 gene encoding serine/threonine-protein phosphatase PP1 isozyme 9, protein MSMTMMEGMMEKGVLDDIIKRLLDGKGGKQVQLSESEIRHLCVNARQIFMSQPNLLLLRAPIRICGDIHGQYQDLLRLFECGGYPPSENYLFLGDYVDRGRQSLETICLLLAYKIRYPDKVFLLRGNHEDAKINRVYGFYDECKRRFNVRLWKIFTDCFNCLPVAALVDDKILCMHGGLSPELENLRQIREIERPTEIPDNGLLCDLLWSDPDPDIEGWSDSDRGVSCTFGPDKVVEFLKKNDLDLICRGHQVVEDGYEFFAKRRLVTIFSAPNYGGEFDNAGALLGVDKSLVCSFEILKPLDYSKKPGTSKLPLKKPPKIGTS, encoded by the exons ATGAGCATGACCATGATGGAGGGTATGATGGAAAAGGGCGTGTTAGATGATATTATTAAAAGATTGTTGGATGGTAAAGGTGGGAAACAGGTGCAGTTATCGGAATCGGAGATCCGCCACCTTTGCGTCAACGCTAGACAGATTTTTATGTCTCAGCCGAATCTGCTTCTGCTTCGTGCGCCCATCAGGATTTGTG GTGATATACACGGACAATACCAAGATCTATTGCGGCTTTTTGAATGTGGTGGTTATCCTCCCTCCGAAAACTACCTATTTCTCGGTGATTACGTTGACCGAGGTAGACAAAGTTTAGAAACCATATGTTTGCTGCTTGCATACAAGATAAGGTACCCCGATAAAGTGTTCCTCTTAAGGGGAAACCACGAAGATGCCAAAATTAACCGTGTATATGGTTTTTACGACGAATGTAAAAGAAGATTTAATGTCCGTCTTTGGAAGATATTCACAGATTGCTTCAATTGTTTGCCGGTTGCCGCTTTAGTTGATGATAAGATCCTTTGCATGCACGGTGGTCTTTCCCCTGAACTCGAGAATTTGAGACAAATAAGAGAAATTGAGCGGCCCACTGAGATCCCGGATAACGGGCTTCTTTGCGATTTATTGTGGTCTGATCCGGACCCGGACATTGAGGGTTGGTCTGACAGTGATCGCGGTGTGTCATGTACGTTTGGACCTGACAAAGTTGTTGAATTTTTGAAGAAGAATGATCTTGACCTTATTTGCAGAGGTCATCAG GTGGTAGAGGACGGTTACGAGTTTTTTGCTAAACGAAGACTCGTGACGATATTTTCAGCGCCTAATTACGGGGGAGAATTTGACAATGCAGGTGCTCTATTGGGTGTTGATAAATCCTTGGTGTGTTCTTTTGAGATATTAAAGCCACTTGATTACTCAAAAAAGCCAGGAACGTCTAAGTTACCGCTTAAGAAG CCGCCCAAAATTGGAACATCCTGA
- the LOC110882221 gene encoding uncharacterized protein LOC110882221: MAPYEMLYGRKCRTPVCWGEVGPRGLAQTDIIRARNHKIDLIRTHLKAAQGRQKSYADKRRRPIEFQVGDKVMLKVSPWKGIIRFRKRGKLSPRFLGPFEIVERVGKVAYRLELPEELSGIHSTFHVSHLRKCLADETTRIHYDDIEVDNNLNYAVKPIAILDRKVKSLRNKKINQVKVKWEHRKGADTTWEFEEEMQRLYPSLFGT, translated from the coding sequence ATGGCCCCATACGAgatgttatatggtagaaagtgccgaaccccagtttgttggggaGAAGTTGGTCCGCGAGGGCTAGCTCAGACTGATATAATTCGAGCTAGGAATCATAAAATCGACTTGATCCGCACACACTTAAAAGCAGCTCAGGGTCGACAAAAATCGTATGCGGATAAACGAAGGAGGccaatagaatttcaagtgggcgaTAAGGTAATGTTGAAAGTATCGCCATGGAAGGGGATAATTCGGTTTAGAAAAAGAGGAAAATTGAGCCCAAGATTTCTTGGGCCATTCGAAATCGTGGAACGGGTTGGTAAGGTAGCATACCGCCTCGAGCTGCCTGAGGAGTTGAGTGGAATACATAGTACATTCCACGTGTCGCATCTTCGAAAATGTTTAGCAGACGAAACTACTCGTATCCACTATGATGATATTGAGGTGGATAACAATCTTAACTATGCGGTGAAGCCAATTGCAATTCTAGATCGTAAAGTGAAGAGTTTGAGAAACAAAAAGATTAACCAAGTAAAGGTTAAGTGGGAACACAGGAAGGGTGCGGATACTACATGGGAATTCGAAGAAGAAATGCAACGGCTTTACCCttcattatttggtacgtaa